In Sceloporus undulatus isolate JIND9_A2432 ecotype Alabama chromosome 10, SceUnd_v1.1, whole genome shotgun sequence, the following proteins share a genomic window:
- the KNTC1 gene encoding kinetochore-associated protein 1 isoform X2 gives MWDVAEFLLSEDTRSGQLILHSKEESLYQLNALLKVASSEKVSSNPELYSCKSRDGCLFVADRAVLLLDDICQSLRMFIQFETEVDVVGLCQEGQFLVAGERSGKLHLIHVPSQQTLLTNVLVQESSNSRTYLNLILEKDISDGGTYHAFILTNSGFFCIMNLPFAKTQEAIGKMDISTAKKLQGQMETCFISTEAYHTIGCLTALTKHTADKFTLIIGGVGDCVMSVWEVNPNKKQISLENVVDSTMIRAAKRLQVVDSLLFILDSENVLSLWNVYYLTVIWDGLLVDVEEFLLTSESDFSGTAGQGIANLKLVVLTKPGNSKQMRNIMIFSLPAMHQLYSLEVTHVSSLVQSGINTDTIYFIEGVYENEQKSSDTSISFLVMRCLTEALPENRLSRLLHKHKFTEAESFAIQFGLDTELVYKVKLSSILERLVSESAKEDEQLACLKLVAEAKETLNKIKDKQFVAEYCINTPWPTYETAQEMLDYTQSRYLKNNDATATMLLVGDSALFTEVLRAQAKLTTFYGAFGPEKFRLNSFILCVYGGTAWLEFLHNEDIFRDILLQLKEDNLSSAQYLWLRHQADFENNFDVKMLDELLSTISVTTSLKELCLWLGNIVIPFVRRVLPQGEKRIAKWLEQGARNLELTDKANWPENGLEMAQVFFTSQGEVGLASSWRWVPLKDKDDEICSLSDLVTTLQGLVDLYRKYNCRLALCDFEKGNANTIVFRMFDKVLAPELVPVILEKYIGPYICHHNLQKDEILLLYIKDLLQRYSKWSTSVFDTTWEAKAIAVLGCMSDIDLIIEGVLAIIHGAVVPWSPGLEQLVQQYLHMDHTKAKLLQEGYQLMEMKKLLRSYGIRDTNLLNDRQLIRMLVKYILKQDTPSSLEDALKIVNAYMLPTAEVYLWRIMDLIDKEKGEDVISLLKSLPPAEAVEAAERTVMWGKLELEKEMFASEEEKAQLYLKKGLVEVLRFLLSHLKENLGKKEDCEADLNLFKTLRALQDNFDICISPKDYENPSLMSQLLEEKIETYDAVTFKKPQEKETQEKETCLEDGGLKRKGMTQQRLYRLGQLLQRTEHEMGTELVLRALDTGNVNKALHICRDFYDYHSNEQTGRLLFLACQKLCHILGSDSPIVGPKGLNLPAVIHEMACQAVTLCSPDLLLDALELCKYTSFAHELSGKCHIEDTAFILKEMSSGAEKDLYPDWALDEFFTEDGAVLDPLTVLPPAYEITSAIVPLKELNIYPLDSTSLTHSSFEQGKNLCVLCMHPITVLLNNLQECSQYELALKLITTSSGSLFQHMTASLAAKVHDQDAQDAEQRAFLYKMIQSSTLVTKTIVTALLHKVFNSHPIDHRLALGYCTLLPKEIRYEMLWDIINKTSQNYGKIRAIGIVGVELSILNDETKEQNAFENLITDAEWGIELGKLGIPFQSVFRMPSVRKKELLRTLVKHPNVDTELMMKYCSTYQLDTDAALQLCIETHIQNISTVHVEGDASGDTGKSQTHGLVFAKALETIPLLNSTSDLVVKLSTTLHKLDPYDYETIESLLMIIEKAGVLAAGVPLDLAQALMLIKHLKSYKRISIPGDLEHQYVFEQAMHLSPAAKTRLPFHLIFFGTSKYFWKIIAAELNEESFPKLLLISKLMKVSLNTLYMSAADYVFQQKLKPKILDAMKRECLPAADNETAKAVQTIQTYLLSIANPEWAAALAHKMAQELPAGPMKVQALKACISLAEKWLTHTTVTDESREKAQEYLKKLQMQHRRSATEAVLIVHKLNLVDHRKLLGKPAKLIVLLYQHNSIPERIQNPMGRGYPDIHAAAKEIATINDLDLKKIWNVLLEKWLCPNELPMDKTSGAFENIQEDEDFKRIIYLLQGHPEDSRLRILYEWTVSEVSPVGLNQLNFAHRSRALKCLLYFANPPAVESLFKKPIEEVKHFLKCLIYLAEFEVLNIPYTYESFHSTPKEGMIKGLWKNHSQKPMAVKLMTELSLEYKVHDSLLWNGLLQKLMNFKMICQLRRVLMEIAGIYSLWQIPNFSRAWQTVIWTPFLSAASPSSPSQLEAYLESFRLLLMCPVPIHLDLIGIAKQYAQLELPALALGCLLLILQPEKRTQAIWGFLASCQLETVVQQVEEYMSHGEVAAFASQIRHLILNYRSKSEDSPEKMQSLGKTYLPQEINIKGENQTQQATRTLTL, from the exons ATGTGGGATGTGGCTGAGTTTTTGCTGAGTGAAGACACAAGAAGCGGGCAACTCATCCTTCATTCCAAAGAAGAAAGTCTGTATCAGCTCAATGCACTCCTTAAAGTTGCCTCCTCTGAAAAG GTTTCGTCTAACCCAGAGCTGTATTCCTGCAAGTCGAGGGACGGCTGTCTGTTTGTAGCTGACAGAGCAGTGCTTCTGCTTGATGATATTTGTCAGTCTCTTCGGATGTTTATTCAGTTTG AGACTGAGGTGGATGTTGTTGGCTTGTGTCAAGAAGGGCAGTTCCTTGTGGCTGGGGAGAGAAGTGGCAAGCTACATCTTATCCATGTACCGTCACAGCAAACCCTGTTAACAAAC GTATTAGTTCAAGAATCTTCAAACAGCAGAACTTATTTGAACCTTATTCTGGAGAAAGACATTTCTGATGGAG GTACTTACCATGCATTTATTCTCACAAACAGTGGATTCTTTTGTATTATGAACCTCCCATTTGCCAAAACTCAGGAAG CAATTGGCAAGATGGACATCAGCACTGCAAAGAAG CTCCAAGGCCAGATGGAAACTTGTTTTATTTCAACAGAAGCCTATCATACCATTGGCTGCCTTACCGCTTTGACTAAGCACACAGCAGACAAATTCACTCTGATAATAGGG GGTGTAGGTGACTGTGTGATGTCCGTGTGGGAAGTGAATCCTAATAAAAAGCAGATATCCCTTGAAAATGTTGTCGATTCAACAATGATTAGAG CTGCAAAGAGGCTACAGGTTGTTGACAGCTTATTGTTTATCTTGGATAGTGAG AACGTTTTGTCGTTGTGGAATGTTTACTACCTTACTGTGATTTGGGACGGCCTTCTGGTTGATGTTGAAGAATTCCTTCTGACTTCAGAATCAGATTTTTCAGGAACTGCAGG acAGGGGATTGCCAATCTTAAACTGGTTGTTTTGACAAAACCTGGAAACAGCAAACAG ATGCGGAACATCATGATTTTTTCACTGCCTGCTATGCACCAGCTCTACTCTTTGGAAGTAACACATGTTTCTTCTCTGGTTCAAAGTGGAATAAATACT GATACGATATACTTTATCGAAGGAGTATATGAAAATGAACAAAA GTCTTCAGACACGTCAATTTCCTTTCTGGTAATGAGATGCTTAACAGAAGCCTTACCTGAAAACAG GCTGAGCCGTTTACTTCACAAGCACAAATTTACCGAGGCTGAGAGTTTTGCTATTCAGTTTGGATTGGACACTGAG CTTGTTTACAAAGTGAAATTGAGCTCTATTTTGGAGAGATTGGTTTCAGAATCTGCTAAGGAAGATGAGCAGTTGGCCTGTTTGAAACTTGTGGCTGAAGCTAAAGaaaccttaaataaaataaag GATAAGCAGTTTGTGGCTGAGTATTGCATCAATACCCCCTGGCCAACCTATGAAACTGCTCAGGAAATGTTGGACTATACTCAAAGCAGG TACCTGAAGAACAATGATGCGACTGCCACCATGCTTTTGGTTGGGGATTCAGCGCTTTTTACAGAG GTACTGCGGGCACAAGCAAAACTAACTACTTTTTATGGAGCATTTGGACCAGAGAAGTTCAGGTTGAACtctttcattttgtgtgtgtatgg TGGAACGGCTTGGCTTGAATTTCTGCACAATGAGGACATCTTCAGGGACATCCTTCTACAGCTAAAAGAAGACAATCTTTCCTCTGCACAGTACCTCTGGCTAAGACATCAG GCTGACTTTGAAAATAACTTTGATGTGAAGATGCTGGATGAACTGCTGAGCACAATCTCTGTTACCACTTCCCTTAAAGAACTGTGCCTGTGGCTGGGGAATATTGTCATTCCTTTCGTAAGACGAGTTTTACCTCAAGGAGAG AAAAGAATAGCAAAGTGGCTGGAACAAGGGGCACGAAATCTTGAGTTAACTGATAAG GCCAATTGGCCGGAAAATGGGCTTGAAATGGCACAGGTGTTTTTTACCAGTCAAGGTGAAGTTGGATTGGCTTCTTCCTGGCGTTGGGTTCCTTTG AAAGACAAAGATGATGAGATCTGTAGTCTGTCAGACTTGGTCACTACTTTACAAGGCTTGGTGGATCTCTACAGGAAGTACAACTGTAGGCTGGCCCTCTGCGACTTTGAAAAG GGAAATGCAAATACAATAGTGTTTCGTATGTTTGATAAAGTTCTGGCACCTGAACTTGTTCCAGTAATTTTAGAGAAGTATATTGGACCGTACATCTGCCATCATaatctacaaaaggatgaaatTCTCTTGCTGTACATAAAG GACTTGCTGCAGAGGTATTCTAaatggtcaacatctgtcttTGACACTACATGGGAAGCAAAGGCCATCGCTGTCTTGGGCTGTATGTCGGACATAGAT cTGATCATTGAAGGAGTGCTGGCAATAATACATGGTGCTGTGGTTCCCTGGAGTCCAGGGCTAGAGCAGCTGGTGCAGCAATACTTGCACATGGATCACACCAA GGCAAAGCTGCTACAAGAAGGCTACCAGCTGATGGAAATGAAGAAACTTTTGCGGAGCTATGGAATAAGAGATACCAACCTCTTAAATGACAGGCAGTTAATACGG ATGCTAGTAAAGTACATTCTTAAGCAAGACActccttcttctttggaggatgctttgaAAATAGTAAATGCATATATGCTGCCCACTGCTGAAGTCTATCTCTGGAGGATTATGGACCTTATTGACAAAGAAAAG GGGGAGGATGTCATAAGCTTACTCAAGTCTCTGCCTCCTGCTGAAGCTGTGGAAGCTGCAGAGAGGACTGTGATGTGGGGAAAACTggaactggaaaaagaaatgtttgccAGCGAAGAAGAA AAGGCACAGCTATACTTGAAAAAAGGCCTTGTGGAAGTCCTCAGATTTCTGCTTAGTCACCTGAAAG AAAATCTTGGGAAGAAAGAAGACTGCGAAGCTGATTTAAACCTGTTTAAAACTCTGAGAGCCTTGCAG GATAATTTTGACATCTGCATATCTCCCAAAGATTATGAGAACCCATCACTGATGTCTCAGCTCCTCGAAGAGAAGATTGAAACCTATGATGCTGTGACGTTTAAAAAACCAcaagaaaaggagacacaagaaaAGGAGACATGTTTGGAGGACGGTGGGTTAAAGAGGAAAGGGATGACCCAACAAAGACTTTACAGACTGGGTCAGCTCCTGCAAAGAACAGAGCATGAGATGGGAACAGAGTTGGTGCTGAGAGCATTGGATACTGGAAACGTTAACAAAGCGCTCCACATATGCAG GGATTTTTATGACTATCATAGCAATGAACAAACAGGAAGGTTGCTGTTCTTAGCTTGTCAAAAGCTCTGTCACATACTGGGTTCTGACAGTCCGATAGTTGGGCCAAAAGGATTAAATCTTCCAGCGGTGATCCACGAAATGGCATGTCAAGCTGTGACGCTCTGCAGTCCGG ATCTTCTCTTAGATGCATTAGAGCTTTGTAAATATACCTCCTTTGCCCATGAACTTTCTGGAAAGTGCCACATTGAAGACACTGCATTTATATTGAAG GAGATGTCTTCTGGAGCTGAGAAAGACCTTTATCCAGATTGGGCATTGGATGAGTTTTTCACTGAAGATGGAGCTGTGCTGGACCCTTTAACTGTACTCCCTCCTGCATATGAAATTACTTCTGCCATTGTGCCTCTGAAAG AACTGAACATTTATCCTCTGGACTCTACCAGTTTGACACATAGCTCATTTGAACAAG GAAAGAACCTGTGTGTCTTGTGTATGCATCCTATCACTGTCCTGCTCAATAACCTACAAGAATGTAGTCAATATGAGCTGGCCTTGAAACTAATCACCACCTCTTCAGGGTCCTTGTTTCAACACATGACTGCAAGCTTGGCTGCAAAG GTACATGACCAGGATGCACAAGATGCAGAGCAGAGAGCGTTTCTCTATAAAATGATACAGAGCTCGACTTTAGTGACTAAAACCATTGTTACAGCCCTGTTGCACAAG GTTTTCAATAGTCATCCGATAGATCACAGACTTGCTCTGGGTTATTGCACACTGCTGCCAAAAGAAATTAGATATGAAATGCTCTGGGACATCATTAATAAAACATCACAAAATTATGGCAAAATTCGG GCTATTGGTATTGTTGGCGTGGAGCTGAGCATTCTCAATGATGAGACAAAGGAGCAGAACGCATTTGAAAACTTAATCACAGATGCCGAATGGGGTATAGAGCTTGGGAAACTTGGC ATCCCATTCCAGAGTGTATTTAGAATGCCGTCGGTGAGAAAGAAGGAGCTTCTGCGAACTTTGGTTAAGCATCCAAACGTGGATACAGAGCTCATGATGAAATATTGCAG tacTTACCAACTGGATACTGATGCAGCGTTGCAGCTGTGCATTGAAACACACATCCAGAATATCAGTACAGTTCATGTTGAAGGAGATGCTTCAGGGGACACTGGGAAATCACAAACCCATGGTTTAGTATTTGCCAAAGCTTTGGAAACAATTCCTCTTCTGAATAGCACTTCTGACTTGGTTGTAAAGCTTAGTACAACATTGCACAAG CTCGATCCATATGACTATGAGACTATTGAAAGTCTTCTCATGATCATAGAAAAGGCTGGTGTGCTGGCTGCAGGTGTCCCATTGGATTTG GCCCAAGCTCTGATGCTCATAAAACACCTGAAATCTTATAAAAGAATTTCCATTCCTGGAGATCTGGAACATCAGTATGTTTTTGAACAGGCCATGCATCTATCACCAGCTGCTAAAACCAGACTTCCCTTCCATTTGATCTTCTTTGGAACTTCAAAGTATTTCTGGAAAATTATTG CTGCAGAGCTAAATGAGGAATCATTCCCAAAACTGCTTCTGATTTCCAAACTCATGAAG GTCTCTCTGAATACGCTCTACATGTCTGCAGCTGATTATGTGTTCCAACAAAAGCTGAAGCCCAAGATCTTAGATGCAATGAAACGTGAATGTTTGCCAGCAGCTGACAATGAAACTGCTAAAGCTGTGCAGACCATTCAGACATATTTGCTTTCTATAGCTAACCCAGAATGGGCCGCAGCACTTGCCCATAAGATGGCTCAAGAACTTCCTGCAG GGCCCATGAAGGTCCAGGCTTTGAAAGCCTGCATCAGTTTAGCTGAAAAATGGCTGACACATACAACTGTGACG GATGAATCTCGGGAGAAGGCCCAAGAATACCTGAAAAAGCTGCAGATGCAGCACCGGAGGTCAGCTACAGAGGCAGTACTTATAGTCCACAAACTGAATTTGGTGGATCACCGGAAGCTCCTAGGGAAGCCAGCCAAGCTCATTGTTTTGCTTTATCAGCACAACAGCATTCCTGAAAGGATTCAGAACCCAATGGGCAGGGGCTACCCAG ATATCCATGCGGCTGCTAAAGAAATAGCTACAATTAATGACTTGGATTTGAAGAAAATATGGAATGTGCTGTTAGAAAAGTGGCTGTGTCCAAATGAGCTTCCAATGGAC aaaacttcagGAGCCTTTGAAAACATCCAAGAAGATGAAGACTTTAAGAG GATAATATACCTCCTTCAGGGTCACCCAGAAGACAGTCGCTTAAGAATCCTTTATGAATGGACAGTGTCAGAAGTATCT CCTGTTGGACTAAACCAGCTGAATTTTGCTCACAGAAGCCGAGCTCTGAAGTGCCTGCTCTACTTTGCAAACCCTCCTGCTGTTGAATCGCTTTTCAAAAAGCCCATCGAAGAAGTGAA GCATTTCCTGAAGTGTTTAATTTACCTTGCTGAGTTTGAAGTCCTGAATATTCCGTACACCTATGAATCGTTTCATAGCACGCCCAAAGAGGGAATGATCAAAGGATTGTGGAAAAACCATAGCCAGAAACCCATG GCAGTGAAACTGATGACAGAACTTAGTTTAGAATACAAAGTGCACGACTCTCTCCTTTGGAATGGTTTGTTGCAGAAACTGATGAATTTCAAAATg ATCTGTCAACTGAGGAGAGTTTTAATGGAGATTGCTGGGATCTATTCACTATGGCAG ATTCCAAATTTCAGCCGAGCTTGGCAAACTGTCATTTGGACGCCGTTTCTTTCAG ctgccTCTCCATCAAGTCCTAGTCAGTTGGAAGCATACTTGGAGTCTTTCAGGTTACTGTTGAT GTGTCCTGTCCCGATTCATCTCGATCTCATTGGGATTGCAAAGCAGTATGCCCAGTTAGAACTGCCCGCTTTGGCTTTAGGGTGTCTATTGCTGATTTTGCAGCCTGAGAAAAGAACTCAAGCAATTTGG GGATTCCTGGCCTCATGTCAGCTTGAGACGGTTGTACAGCAGGTAGAGGAATACATGAGCCACGGTGAGGTAGCTGCTTTTGCTTCACAG ATTAGGCATTTGATTTTGAACTACAGATCAAAATCTGAAGACAGTCCTGAGAAGATGCAATCCCTAGGGAAAA CTTACCTTCCACAAGAAATTAACATTAAGGGTGAAAACCAGACACAACAAGCAACCAGAACCCTCACTCTGTAA